From Choristoneura fumiferana chromosome 7, NRCan_CFum_1, whole genome shotgun sequence, the proteins below share one genomic window:
- the LOC141429787 gene encoding uncharacterized protein isoform X1 has translation MIRTPPVTRSKSRAMPNIPAPSVAPSALAVETSQPINVDIPQQSGSRLTFSKARSARTAQTRSSRSSTAVKAQKAAVEALALRRQLEREQKLAAREREREKQLAEQERERERQLAALQQQVEQSELIAELAAIDADASSCAGSRVSSNRVSVDRTNKWVEHHRHHTEFTHVNKVIPVVECEQHSVPSPSPSPVLQPTATRATAPFINDHDEQTQPRFIAKTSEAVGTAPPTVSPDLAQQATLLRAVADTAAAAKALASAQGVKKLDLFPFSGNTLQWLQFKRIYDVTKNNFSALENINRLQNAIRGPAREAVAALLMAAEDPEVVIRALEDNFARPELIVFKEVSSLKNLPRLGNDLKELGTLSNRVAAKFRSTLDRIRSLVTNNAVSDRRNASVPTSTTLIPLSAELMRAAEVQVLRRVQSECFAEEIRCIENSQLIPKSSRLTKLSPVMGEDKLLRLAGRIRAVENVSPDVKSPILLDGCHPVVRSLVVNFHKRAGHANHQMVINEIRQKYWILRLRNVVRSVSSQCLFCRIRKTKPINPMTGDLPQQRLAHHRRPFTFTGLDYFGPINVTIGRRHEKRYVALFTCMTARAVHLELVHNLTADSAIMALRRFIARRGTPETIYSDNGTCFIGANRILRDFYRPEVEDFAANRGIKWSFIPAASPFFGGCWERLVRCVKVALNATLHERAPKEETLLTLLLEAEAIVNSRPLSHVSIESDEEETLTPFHFLIGSSSNQSLPGGMDDTDLLRRAEWRKALRLADHFWERWVKEVLPTMQPRQTTSENSNVNLKIGDIVIIVDENLPRGTWPRGRVAKLFPGKDGVVRVVDVATAGGLLRRPTRKLVRIAT, from the exons ATGATACGCACCCCGCCTGTTACTCGCAGTAAAAGTAGAGCCATGCCGAATATTCCTGCACCTAGTGTTGCGCCTAGCGCACTCGCCGTAGAAACTAGTCAGCCGATTAATGTTGATATCCCGCAACAAAGCGGCTCCCGTCTGACGTTCAGTAAAGCTCGGAGTGCCCGCACCGCTCAAACAAGGTCTTCGCGTTCATCCACTGCGGTGAAAGCACAGAAGGCCGCGGTCGAAGCGCTCGCCTTACGTCGACAGTTGGAGCGTGAGCAAAAACTCGCGGCGCGCGAGCGCGAGCGCGAAAAACAGCTTGCGGAACAGGAGCGCGAGCGCGAACGTCAGCTGGCAGCACTGCAGCAGCAGGTCGAGCAGAGTGAACTGATCGCCGAGCTCGCCGCCATCGACGCCGACGCCAGCAGCTGTGCGGGCAGCCGCGTTAGCTCTAACAGGGTGAGCGTTGATAGAACTAATAAATGGGTAGAACACCACCGTCATCACACTGAATTTACTCATGTTAATAAAGTCATTCCCGTAGTTGAATGTGAACAACATTCTGTTCCATCTCCGAGTCCTAGCCCGGTTCTACAACCGACGGCCACTCGGGCGACTGCACCCTTTATTAACGATCACGACGAACAAACACAACCTCGCTTTATTGCTAAAACGTCCGAAGCGGTCGGCACTGCGCCCCCTACCGTGTCTCCGGACCTAGCGCAACAAGCAACCCTCTTGCGAGCTGTGGCCGACACCGCCGCAGCTGCCAAGGCGCTCGCCAGCGCTCAAGGTGTCaaaaaattggatttatttcctttttctgGTAACACACTGCAATGGTTACAGTTCAAACGGATTTATGACGttactaaaaataatttctcTGCTCTAGAGAACATTAATCGTCTGCAAAATGCGATCCGCGGCCCCGCGCGGGAAGCCGTCGCGGCGCTGCTCATGGCCGCAGAGGACCCGGAGGTGGTCATACGCGCACTCGAAGACAACTTCGCGCGCCCCGAGCTCATCGTATTCAAGGAAGTCTCGAGTTTGAAAAATCTTCCACGTTTGGGTAACGATCTCAAAGAGCTTGGAACTCTCTCCAACCGG GTCGCGGCCAAATTCCGATCAACTTTGGACCGCATTAGATCTCTTGTCACTAACAACGCTGTTAGTGACCGCCGTAATGCGAGCGTCCCTACCTCCACCACTCTTATACCCCTATCGGCCGAACTAATGAGGGCTGCAGAAGTACAAGTTTTGCGACGTGTCCAATCAGAATGTTTTGCAGAGGAGATCCGCTGCATCGAAAATTCACAGCTGATACCAAAATCTAGTCGTCTCACCAAACTGTCACCCGTGATGGGAGAAGACAAGCTGTTGCGCTTAGCCGGCAGGATTAGAGCTGTTGAAAACGTTAGTCCCGATGTCAAATCCCCCATACTATTGGATGGTTGCCACCCCGTCGTCCGCTCACTGGTAGTAAATTTCCACAAGAGGGCAGGACACGCAAACCATCAGATGGTTATCAACGAGATACGGCAGAAATATTGGATTCTTCGTCTGCGGAATGTAGTGCGATCCGTGTCTAGCCAATGCCTATTCTGTCGCATAAGGAAAACAAAACCAATCAACCCTATGACTGGAGACCTTCCACAGCAACGACTTGCTCACCATCGCCGACCATTTACATTCACTGGCTTAGATTACTTTGGGCCAATCAATGTCACTATTGGAAGAAGACATGAAAAACGATATGTAGCCTTATTCACGTGCATGACCGCCAGAGCCGTTCATTTGGAGCTTGTCCACAACCTTACCGCCGATTCAGCCATTATGGCTTTACGTCGTTTTATAGCCAGAAGAGGTACCCCAGAAACTATCTACTCAGATAATGGTACATGCTTCATTGGTGCCAACCGAATTTTGAGAGATTTTTACCGACCAGAAGTTGAAGATTTTGCTGCTAATAGAGGAATAAAGTGGAGTTTTATACCGGCAGCTTCTCCATTCTTTGGAGGTTGTTGGGAAAGGCTGGTGCGCTGCGTAAAGGTGGCACTGAATGCCACATTACACGAACGTGCTCCTAAAGAAGAAACCCTTTTAACCCTTTTGCTCGAAGCGGAAGCCATAGTCAACTCACGACCGTTAAGCCATGTGTCCATAGAAAGTGACGAAGAGGAAACACTCACACCCTTTCATTTTCTCATTGGATCATCCTCTAATCAAAGCTTACCAGGGGGCATGGACGACACGGATCTGCTCAGAAGAGCTGAATGGAGGAAAGCACTGAGATTAGCAGATCACTTCTGGGAAAGATGGGTGAAAGAAGTACTCCCAACCATGCAACCCCGCCAGACAACTAGTGAGAACAGCAATGTCAATCTTAAAATAGGAGACATTGTAATCATTGTAGATGAAAATCTACCTCGGGGAACATGGCCGCGTGGACGCGTCGCTAAACTCTTCCCAGGCAAGGACGGGGTGGTGAGAGTGGTGGACGTAGCTACTGCGGGGGGCTTGCTACGTCGGCCTACGAGAAAACTGGTCAGGATAGCCACTTAA
- the LOC141429787 gene encoding uncharacterized protein isoform X2, protein MIRTPPVTRSKSRAMPNIPAPSVAPSALAVETSQPINVDIPQQSGSRLTFSKARSARTAQTRSSRSSTAVKAQKAAVEALALRRQLEREQKLAAREREREKQLAEQERERERQLAALQQQVEQSELIAELAAIDADASSCAGSRVSSNRVSVDRTNKWVEHHRHHTEFTHVNKVIPVVECEQHSVPSPSPSPVLQPTATRATAPFINDHDEQTQPRFIAKTSEAVGTAPPTVSPDLAQQATLLRAVADTAAAAKALASAQGVKKLDLFPFSGNTLQWLQFKRIYDVTKNNFSALENINRLQNAIRGPAREAVAALLMAAEDPEVVIRALEDNFARPELIVFKEVSSLKNLPRLGNDLKELGTLSNRLSVLEPT, encoded by the exons ATGATACGCACCCCGCCTGTTACTCGCAGTAAAAGTAGAGCCATGCCGAATATTCCTGCACCTAGTGTTGCGCCTAGCGCACTCGCCGTAGAAACTAGTCAGCCGATTAATGTTGATATCCCGCAACAAAGCGGCTCCCGTCTGACGTTCAGTAAAGCTCGGAGTGCCCGCACCGCTCAAACAAGGTCTTCGCGTTCATCCACTGCGGTGAAAGCACAGAAGGCCGCGGTCGAAGCGCTCGCCTTACGTCGACAGTTGGAGCGTGAGCAAAAACTCGCGGCGCGCGAGCGCGAGCGCGAAAAACAGCTTGCGGAACAGGAGCGCGAGCGCGAACGTCAGCTGGCAGCACTGCAGCAGCAGGTCGAGCAGAGTGAACTGATCGCCGAGCTCGCCGCCATCGACGCCGACGCCAGCAGCTGTGCGGGCAGCCGCGTTAGCTCTAACAGGGTGAGCGTTGATAGAACTAATAAATGGGTAGAACACCACCGTCATCACACTGAATTTACTCATGTTAATAAAGTCATTCCCGTAGTTGAATGTGAACAACATTCTGTTCCATCTCCGAGTCCTAGCCCGGTTCTACAACCGACGGCCACTCGGGCGACTGCACCCTTTATTAACGATCACGACGAACAAACACAACCTCGCTTTATTGCTAAAACGTCCGAAGCGGTCGGCACTGCGCCCCCTACCGTGTCTCCGGACCTAGCGCAACAAGCAACCCTCTTGCGAGCTGTGGCCGACACCGCCGCAGCTGCCAAGGCGCTCGCCAGCGCTCAAGGTGTCaaaaaattggatttatttcctttttctgGTAACACACTGCAATGGTTACAGTTCAAACGGATTTATGACGttactaaaaataatttctcTGCTCTAGAGAACATTAATCGTCTGCAAAATGCGATCCGCGGCCCCGCGCGGGAAGCCGTCGCGGCGCTGCTCATGGCCGCAGAGGACCCGGAGGTGGTCATACGCGCACTCGAAGACAACTTCGCGCGCCCCGAGCTCATCGTATTCAAGGAAGTCTCGAGTTTGAAAAATCTTCCACGTTTGGGTAACGATCTCAAAGAGCTTGGAACTCTCTCCAACCGG CTCTCCGTCCTCGAGCCTACTTGA